Within the Rhodothermales bacterium genome, the region CGCAAGCTTGAAACGGCCACGCGAATGGGCATGGCGGTGACGTTCGTGATGTTCGTCAGCTCCGTCTGCGCATTCGGTGTACACAAGGCGCTCGTGGCCATCGATGCACAGTATCTGCAGATCATCTCTTATATCGTGATCATTGCCTCGGCGGTGCAGCTGGTCGAGATGTTTATCCGCAAATTCAGCCCGACCCTGTTTCGAGCACTGGGAATCTTCCTGCCCCTTATCACGACGAACTGCGCGATCCTTGGCCTTGCACTGTTTCAGACGAGTAAGCAGTACGATTTTGTGCAGTCGCTCGTCTACGCGCTGGGAGCCGGCGCCGGCTTCATGCTTGCGATCGTCATCATGGCGGGAATCCGGGAAGAACTCGAACTCTCGGACGTTCCGGGAGTGATAAAGGGTACCGGCATCGTACTCATGCTTGCCGGACTGCTATCCCTGTGCTTTATGGGGTTTGCCGGACTCGGAGGATAAAGATGCTCTACCACCTGGTAATAACAACCGTCCTGCTTGGCCTGCTCCTCACGGCCTGGGTGGGCTTCCAGGCGTGGGTCCGGCGTCTGACTCCGGGAATGAGTGAAGACGCTGACGTCCTGCGAGGGCGATTCGGCAGCTGTGGAGTTTGCCTCGGTTTCGAGGCGTGCAAGATTCCGGGACTAGTCGCCGACTCCGATGTCCTGGAAATAGACAGTGTAGATGAGGTCGCGCTCTGATGCCT harbors:
- a CDS encoding RnfABCDGE type electron transport complex subunit A, whose translation is MNSESLTFVFINAALINNFVLSAFLGICPFIGVSRKLETATRMGMAVTFVMFVSSVCAFGVHKALVAIDAQYLQIISYIVIIASAVQLVEMFIRKFSPTLFRALGIFLPLITTNCAILGLALFQTSKQYDFVQSLVYALGAGAGFMLAIVIMAGIREELELSDVPGVIKGTGIVLMLAGLLSLCFMGFAGLGG